A genomic region of Methylobacterium durans contains the following coding sequences:
- a CDS encoding Ig-like domain-containing protein, protein MATNQTFDGFVGTTGNPVTIGGYIYALRTNGGATVGTLAVESEAGDAILDLSTQSTGYLSISQASGTAFALNALTLDRDISLLGTTVFVGYRNGVEVASASFINIVGIGDQRIILGSDFANVTEVRVYSRNLANVNIGVGFGIDDVLTTDTTPPAAPTLSAGLAATADNTPTLTGTAEIGSTVTIRSGTTVLGTATAGANGTFSFTPTTALPDGTYSLTATATDASGNPSAASAAISLRIDATAPAAPVFTAGGGLTNDNTPTVTGTAEAGATVTVLNGTAVVGTTVANASGIWSLTSGTLGDGSYSLRATARDSLGNTSAASNPLPITIDTAAPGAPTVTAPALTNSATPVVTGTAEAGATVTLYNGVTAIGSGVAGANGTYAITPTTALPAGNVSLTATATDPAGNVSGRSTAATVTVDLTAPTAPTLSAGTAATADNTPTLTGTAEAGATVTILSNGAVLGTAVAGANGAFSFTPTNPLADGSYDLTATARDAAGNLGPASAAITLQIDATAPGAPAFLSGGGLTNDSTPTLTGTAEAGATVTILRGATVLGTAVAGTNGVFTFTPATPLPEGAYSLTAVARDALGNASPASAPLPLQLDLTAPGAPVITPLPPTNDSTPTITGTADAGAVVTISSGGTILGSTTAGLNGAFSFTPATALPDGTASLTATARDAAGNLSGPSAAVSVTIDTIAPTTPAIDPIAPTNDTTPTITGTAEANATVTILSGTTVLGTVTADAGGTFSFTPTTPLTDGARPLTATARDAAGNLSGTSPAVTLTIDTAAPAAPALASIPLTNDNTPTLTGTAEPGATVTILNGTLVLGTAVADGTGAFSFTPTTPLPDGTTSLTATARDAAGNLSGASIAATVTVDTGAPTAPVIDALGPTNDTTPTITGTAEAGATVTLLNGTAVLGTAVADATGAFSFTPATPLAAGTASLTATARDPAGNLSPASAAVSVTIDTIAPTAPAIDALGPTNDTTPTITGTAEAGATIAILSGTTVLGTVTAAPDGTFSFTPATPLASGTTSLTATATDAAGNLSATSPAVTLTIDTGAPNAPVIVPLAPTNDTTPTITGTAEAGAAITISSDGTILGTVIADGTGTFTFTPSVPLPEATTQLTATARDAAGNLSGTSAPVPLTIDTTAPTAPTIAAIPRATTPRRPSPARRRPAPPSP, encoded by the coding sequence ATGGCTACCAATCAGACCTTCGACGGGTTCGTCGGCACCACGGGCAACCCGGTCACGATCGGCGGCTACATCTACGCCCTGAGGACGAATGGCGGCGCCACCGTGGGGACGCTCGCGGTCGAGAGCGAGGCCGGCGACGCGATCCTGGACCTCTCCACCCAGTCGACCGGCTACCTCTCGATCTCGCAGGCTTCCGGAACAGCCTTCGCGCTGAACGCCCTGACGCTGGACCGGGACATCTCCCTCCTCGGCACGACCGTGTTCGTGGGCTACCGCAACGGCGTCGAGGTCGCCTCGGCGAGCTTCATCAACATCGTCGGCATCGGCGACCAGCGCATCATCCTCGGTTCCGACTTCGCCAACGTCACCGAGGTGCGCGTGTATTCCCGCAACCTCGCCAACGTGAACATCGGCGTCGGCTTCGGGATCGACGACGTGTTGACGACGGACACGACGCCGCCGGCGGCCCCGACCCTGAGCGCGGGCCTCGCGGCGACGGCCGACAACACCCCGACGCTGACCGGAACGGCCGAGATCGGCTCGACGGTGACGATCCGCAGCGGCACCACCGTGCTCGGCACGGCGACGGCGGGGGCGAACGGCACCTTCTCCTTCACGCCCACGACCGCGCTGCCCGACGGCACCTACAGCCTGACCGCGACGGCGACGGACGCGAGCGGCAATCCCAGCGCGGCCTCGGCCGCGATCAGCCTGCGGATCGACGCGACCGCACCGGCGGCGCCCGTCTTCACCGCCGGCGGCGGGCTGACGAACGACAACACGCCGACCGTCACGGGCACGGCCGAGGCCGGCGCCACCGTCACCGTACTCAACGGCACCGCCGTGGTCGGCACCACCGTCGCCAACGCCTCGGGCATCTGGAGCCTGACGAGCGGCACCCTCGGCGACGGGAGCTACAGCCTCCGGGCGACGGCCCGCGACAGCCTCGGCAACACCAGCGCCGCCTCGAACCCGCTGCCGATCACCATCGACACGGCCGCCCCCGGCGCCCCGACCGTCACCGCGCCGGCCCTGACCAACAGCGCGACGCCGGTCGTGACCGGCACGGCCGAGGCCGGCGCCACCGTCACCCTCTACAACGGCGTCACGGCGATCGGCTCCGGGGTGGCGGGGGCGAACGGCACCTACGCGATCACGCCGACGACGGCGTTGCCGGCCGGCAACGTCAGCCTGACGGCGACCGCGACCGACCCGGCGGGCAACGTGAGCGGCCGCTCGACGGCGGCTACCGTGACCGTCGACCTCACGGCTCCCACCGCCCCGACGCTGAGCGCCGGCACCGCCGCCACCGCCGACAACACCCCGACGCTGACCGGCACCGCCGAGGCCGGCGCCACCGTCACCATCCTCAGCAACGGCGCGGTGCTCGGCACCGCGGTCGCGGGCGCCAACGGCGCCTTCTCGTTCACGCCGACGAATCCGCTCGCGGATGGCAGCTACGACCTCACGGCGACAGCGCGGGATGCGGCCGGCAATCTCGGCCCGGCCTCCGCGGCAATCACCCTGCAGATCGACGCCACCGCCCCCGGCGCGCCGGCCTTCCTCTCCGGCGGCGGCCTGACCAACGATTCGACCCCGACGCTGACCGGCACGGCGGAAGCCGGCGCCACCGTCACCATCCTGAGGGGCGCCACCGTGCTCGGAACCGCGGTCGCCGGCACGAACGGCGTCTTCACCTTCACCCCCGCAACACCCCTGCCCGAGGGCGCCTACAGCCTCACGGCGGTGGCCCGCGACGCCCTCGGCAACGCCTCGCCGGCCTCGGCGCCGCTGCCCCTGCAGCTCGACCTCACGGCGCCCGGCGCGCCGGTGATCACGCCCCTGCCGCCGACGAACGACAGCACGCCCACCATCACCGGAACGGCGGATGCCGGCGCCGTGGTCACGATCTCGAGCGGCGGCACGATCCTCGGCTCGACGACGGCCGGCCTGAACGGCGCCTTCTCGTTCACGCCCGCCACCGCGCTGCCGGACGGCACGGCGAGCCTCACCGCGACGGCGCGCGACGCGGCCGGCAACCTGTCCGGCCCCTCCGCCGCGGTGAGCGTCACGATCGACACGATCGCGCCGACCACGCCGGCGATCGATCCGATCGCGCCGACGAACGACACGACACCCACCATCACCGGCACGGCCGAGGCCAACGCCACCGTCACCATCCTGAGCGGCACGACCGTGCTCGGAACCGTGACCGCCGATGCCGGCGGGACCTTCTCGTTCACGCCGACGACGCCGCTCACCGACGGCGCCCGGCCCCTCACCGCCACGGCGCGGGATGCCGCCGGAAACCTCTCGGGCACCTCGCCGGCGGTGACGCTGACGATCGACACCGCCGCGCCGGCCGCGCCGGCCCTCGCCTCGATCCCGCTCACCAACGACAACACGCCGACTCTGACCGGAACCGCCGAGCCCGGCGCGACGGTGACCATTCTCAACGGCACCCTTGTCCTCGGCACCGCCGTGGCGGACGGCACCGGCGCCTTCTCCTTCACCCCGACGACGCCGCTGCCGGACGGCACGACGAGCCTCACCGCCACCGCACGGGATGCCGCCGGCAACCTCTCGGGCGCCTCGATCGCCGCGACCGTCACGGTCGACACGGGCGCGCCGACCGCGCCGGTGATCGACGCGCTCGGGCCGACGAACGACACGACGCCCACCATCACCGGAACGGCCGAGGCCGGCGCCACGGTGACCCTCCTCAACGGCACCGCTGTCCTCGGCACCGCCGTGGCGGACGCCACCGGAGCCTTCTCCTTCACGCCGGCGACGCCGCTCGCCGCCGGCACGGCGAGCCTCACGGCGACGGCGCGCGACCCCGCCGGCAACCTCTCGCCGGCCTCCGCCGCGGTGAGCGTAACGATCGACACGATCGCGCCGACCGCGCCGGCGATCGACGCGCTCGGGCCGACGAACGACACCACGCCCACCATCACCGGAACGGCGGAAGCCGGCGCCACGATCGCCATCCTGAGCGGCACGACGGTGCTCGGAACCGTGACCGCCGCGCCGGACGGCACCTTCTCCTTCACGCCGGCGACGCCGCTCGCCAGCGGCACGACGAGCCTCACCGCGACCGCCACGGACGCGGCCGGGAATCTCTCGGCCACCTCGCCGGCCGTGACGCTCACGATCGATACGGGCGCCCCCAACGCGCCGGTGATCGTCCCGCTCGCACCCACGAACGACACCACGCCCACCATCACCGGCACGGCCGAGGCCGGAGCCGCCATCACGATCAGCAGCGACGGCACGATCCTCGGCACCGTCATCGCCGACGGGACCGGCACCTTCACGTTCACCCCGAGCGTGCCGCTGCCGGAGGCGACGACCCAACTCACTGCGACCGCGCGGGATGCCGCCGGCAACCTCTCGGGGACCTCCGCCCCGGTGCCGCTGACCATCGACACCACCGCGCCGACCGCGCCGACCATCGCCGCGATCCCCCGGGCAACGACGCCACGCCGACCATCACCGGCACGGCGGAGGCCGGCGCCTCCGTCACCGTGA
- a CDS encoding Ig-like domain-containing protein → MTGTAEAGASVTVTSGALVLGTVTADATGTFTFTPSVPLPNGTSNLVATARDAAGNLSPASDPVSVAIDTRVPGAPTVNYLPPTNDPTPIISGNAAAGDTVVISLDGVEIGRTVAGAGGAFAIEVTPIPEGSRTLSIVATSPTGTPSPAATLAVLVDLTPRPLRISPPSPDRRTTPRP, encoded by the coding sequence ATCACCGGCACGGCGGAGGCCGGCGCCTCCGTCACCGTGACGAGCGGCGCCCTCGTGCTCGGCACCGTCACGGCCGACGCCACCGGCACCTTCACGTTCACGCCGAGCGTGCCGCTGCCGAACGGCACTTCCAACCTCGTGGCGACGGCGCGGGACGCGGCCGGCAACCTCTCGCCGGCCTCCGATCCCGTCAGCGTGGCCATCGACACCCGCGTCCCTGGTGCACCGACCGTCAATTACCTGCCGCCGACGAACGACCCGACGCCGATCATCAGCGGCAATGCCGCGGCGGGCGACACGGTCGTGATCAGCCTCGACGGCGTGGAGATCGGCCGCACCGTGGCCGGGGCGGGCGGCGCCTTCGCCATCGAGGTGACGCCGATCCCGGAGGGTTCGCGCACCCTCAGCATCGTCGCGACGAGCCCGACCGGGACGCCCTCGCCGGCGGCGACGCTCGCCGTGCTCGTCGACCTCACCCCCCGGCCGCTCCGGATCTCGCCGCCTTCGCCGGACCGACGAACGACGCCACGCCCGTGA